The Terriglobia bacterium genome has a segment encoding these proteins:
- the mtnA gene encoding S-methyl-5-thioribose-1-phosphate isomerase — MIDQRKLPTVEEYPVFKTYEEVAEAIRVMVVRGAPAIGVAAAMGIALGVRDSKAKTIPELREDFRRITGTLAGTRPTAVNLFWAIERMRRCFQEVAIDGATEHAIADRLIREALAIQAEDIESNKRMGQFGQELLPDSGTVLTHCNAGALATAGYGTALGVIRAAVENGKNLRVLADETRPFLQGARLTAWELWKDDIDVRVISDNMAGSFMRQGLIDAVIVGADRIAANGDVANKIGTYSVAVLAKQHEIPFYVAAPFSTLDLNIPDGSHIPIEQRDPTEVTHIGGVRMVPDGVSVFNPAFDVTPYQFVTAIITDRGVAVPPYSESLAGLKEL; from the coding sequence ATGATCGACCAGCGCAAGCTGCCGACCGTCGAAGAGTATCCCGTTTTCAAAACCTACGAAGAAGTGGCCGAAGCGATCCGGGTTATGGTCGTGCGCGGCGCCCCGGCAATCGGCGTTGCGGCAGCGATGGGCATCGCTCTGGGTGTTCGGGATTCAAAAGCGAAAACGATCCCCGAACTGCGGGAGGACTTCAGGCGGATTACCGGAACGCTGGCCGGAACCCGGCCGACCGCCGTCAATCTGTTCTGGGCGATCGAGCGGATGCGGCGCTGTTTCCAGGAAGTGGCGATCGATGGCGCCACGGAGCACGCGATCGCCGATCGGCTGATCCGGGAGGCTCTGGCCATTCAGGCCGAAGACATCGAGAGCAACAAAAGAATGGGACAGTTCGGTCAGGAACTCCTGCCGGACTCCGGCACGGTTCTGACGCACTGTAATGCCGGAGCACTTGCCACTGCCGGATACGGCACGGCCCTGGGTGTGATTCGCGCGGCTGTCGAGAATGGCAAGAACCTGCGGGTGCTTGCCGATGAAACCCGGCCGTTCCTTCAGGGCGCGCGCCTGACAGCCTGGGAACTCTGGAAGGACGATATCGATGTCCGCGTCATTTCCGACAACATGGCCGGCTCCTTCATGCGGCAGGGTCTGATCGACGCTGTCATCGTGGGCGCGGATCGGATTGCCGCAAACGGCGATGTGGCAAACAAGATCGGGACGTATTCAGTCGCGGTGCTCGCAAAACAACACGAAATTCCGTTCTACGTCGCCGCGCCGTTCTCAACGCTTGACCTGAATATTCCCGACGGCTCGCACATCCCGATCGAACAACGCGATCCCACAGAGGTGACGCACATCGGTGGAGTACGCATGGTTCCGGACGGCGTATCCGTTTTCAATCCGGCGTTCGACGTGACACCGTACCAGTTCGTGACCGCCATTATTACCGATCGCGGCGTGGCCGTGCCTCCATACAGCGAGAGTCTCGCCGGATTGAAAGAACTCTGA
- the tsaD gene encoding tRNA (adenosine(37)-N6)-threonylcarbamoyltransferase complex transferase subunit TsaD, with protein sequence MLVLGIETSCDETAAAIVRDGKEILSNVIYSQVKTHTPYGGVVPELASREHLLKIRPIVDQALSDAHLTLGEIDGIAATSGPGLIGSLLVGLTYAKALSFSTHKPLAAVNHIEGHIYSVSFEHPNVEFPALALVVSGGHTNLFWVESESGDFRNLKYKLVGRTRDDAAGEAYDKVAKLLGLGYPGGPIIDRLAKTGNRSAFKFSIPKISDQSLDFSFSGIKTAVLQMVKKNEGLKEDPLRLDLCASFQESVVNMLWSTTRKAANTLHPRAIMLSGGVAANSRLREAFTERCAEAGLHFHYPRPILTTDNAAMIAAAGTAKLMRGETAGIDANADPNMRLA encoded by the coding sequence ATGCTGGTTCTCGGAATCGAAACCTCCTGCGATGAGACCGCCGCGGCGATCGTTCGGGATGGCAAAGAGATCCTCTCCAATGTGATTTATTCTCAGGTGAAAACGCACACGCCCTATGGCGGTGTCGTGCCGGAACTGGCCTCGCGGGAGCATCTCCTGAAGATCCGGCCGATTGTCGATCAGGCGCTCAGCGACGCACATCTGACGCTCGGCGAAATCGACGGCATTGCGGCAACTTCGGGGCCAGGACTGATCGGCTCGCTGCTCGTCGGCCTGACTTACGCGAAGGCCCTGTCATTTTCCACACACAAGCCTCTGGCCGCGGTAAATCATATTGAAGGTCATATCTACTCGGTGTCGTTCGAACATCCGAACGTCGAATTTCCGGCGTTGGCGCTGGTTGTGTCGGGCGGGCATACGAATCTGTTCTGGGTGGAATCCGAATCGGGAGACTTCCGAAATCTGAAATACAAGCTCGTCGGAAGGACGCGTGATGACGCCGCCGGCGAGGCTTACGACAAGGTCGCCAAGCTTCTTGGTCTCGGCTATCCGGGCGGGCCCATTATCGACAGGCTGGCAAAGACCGGAAACCGAAGCGCATTCAAGTTTTCCATTCCGAAGATCTCGGATCAGTCACTCGATTTCAGTTTCAGCGGAATCAAGACCGCAGTGTTGCAGATGGTGAAGAAAAACGAGGGTCTGAAGGAAGATCCTCTGCGGCTTGATCTCTGTGCCAGCTTTCAGGAGTCCGTCGTGAACATGCTTTGGTCGACAACCCGGAAAGCCGCCAATACCCTGCATCCGCGCGCCATCATGTTATCCGGCGGCGTCGCCGCCAACAGCCGGCTCCGGGAAGCCTTCACCGAACGCTGCGCGGAGGCGGGCCTGCATTTCCACTATCCCCGACCGATCCTCACGACCGATAACGCTGCGATGATTGCCGCGGCCGGAACCGCTAAATTAATGCGTGGTGAAACCGCAGGCATCGACGCGAATGCGGATCCGAACATGAGGCTGGCGTAG
- a CDS encoding Clp protease N-terminal domain-containing protein, whose protein sequence is MFERFTERARRVIFYSRYEASQFGSTSIETEHFLLGLLREDASLAARFTGNPSANKEIHDDIVAQLTVREKVSTSMDLPLSTECRGILRHSIEEAEWLNHTYIGIEHLFLGVLRVEQSLAARVLGQHGFELNAARAELATHPVSAEQPVSHFPQSSIGGKVLSLNDAAATIPTPDGKRFTELFKHGSLSVEIYAPKEIDPQTLHSRDEAYIVASGSGEFVFAHKRVRFSTGDFLFAPARVPHRFENFTDDLVVWVIFYGPEGGEWA, encoded by the coding sequence ATGTTTGAACGATTTACCGAACGCGCGAGACGCGTTATTTTCTATTCCCGGTATGAGGCAAGCCAATTCGGCAGCACGTCTATCGAGACGGAGCACTTTCTACTTGGACTCTTGCGCGAAGATGCCAGTCTGGCCGCCCGATTCACTGGAAATCCATCGGCAAATAAGGAGATTCATGACGATATCGTCGCTCAGTTGACGGTCCGCGAAAAGGTATCCACATCAATGGATCTTCCGCTATCCACGGAATGCCGAGGTATCCTTCGTCATTCTATTGAAGAAGCGGAGTGGTTGAATCACACCTATATCGGAATCGAGCATTTATTTCTCGGCGTATTGCGCGTAGAACAATCCCTGGCGGCCAGGGTGCTCGGTCAGCATGGATTCGAATTGAATGCAGCCCGCGCCGAATTGGCCACGCATCCCGTTTCCGCCGAGCAGCCGGTATCTCATTTTCCCCAGTCTTCGATTGGTGGGAAGGTTCTTTCCCTGAACGATGCGGCCGCGACAATCCCGACGCCGGACGGAAAGCGGTTTACGGAACTGTTCAAGCATGGAAGCCTATCCGTCGAAATCTATGCGCCAAAAGAAATCGATCCCCAGACACTCCATTCCCGGGACGAGGCCTATATCGTGGCCAGCGGAAGCGGGGAGTTTGTGTTCGCACATAAGCGCGTGCGTTTTTCGACGGGCGATTTTCTGTTCGCTCCTGCACGTGTTCCACATCGCTTCGAGAATTTTACGGATGACCTGGTTGTGTGGGTGATCTTCTATGGACCGGAGGGTGGAGAATGGGCGTAG